The DNA region ACGCCTGGCTGAGTGCTGTCTTCCTGACCGGTGAAGGTGACTGCTGCATTCTGACTTACAGTAGTATCACAATCTTCCAGGTCGATAGTGAAGGCAGTTTTCTGACCTGAGGTAGCACCGACAGTATCCAGTTTTGCAGAACGAACCTGACCCATGGTAACGGTCTGGTTAGCAGAGCCAGCAGATACAGAGCATGCCGCGTCGACAACCTGACCTTCAAAGTTGATGGTACCGCCAGATACGGTGGTTCCTGATGCTACTACAGGACCAATTGCAAACGCAGCAGGAGCAACCGCACTTGTCATCAGGGTAGCGACAATCATGGCTAAAATTTTGTTATTCATTTACATAAAACCTGTTCAAAAAAATATCAAAATGCGCGGCTATTATTTTTTATTTGATGCATAGATGGCAGTAAAAATAAAACGAATAGGCGCAAATTATATTGTTATTTATGC from Dryocola sp. LX212 includes:
- a CDS encoding fimbrial protein, coding for MNNKILAMIVATLMTSAVAPAAFAIGPVVASGTTVSGGTINFEGQVVDAACSVSAGSANQTVTMGQVRSAKLDTVGATSGQKTAFTIDLEDCDTTVSQNAAVTFTGQEDSTQPGVLANTAGSGAATNVALQLYGPDGNTLDLTQESSAVTLIDGSNSLPFSVDYVATADGVTAGNVAATATFSLHYS